The following proteins come from a genomic window of Nocardioides albertanoniae:
- a CDS encoding VOC family protein has translation MSIDTDFITKDRERIKEEYLLDASERPASSAGGIHHTALLSSDVRRTIDFYQGLLEFPLTEIFENRDYAGSDHFFFDVGAGNLLAFFTLPGLDLGEYAEVLGGLHHIAISVTAEKWDYLRAKLDVAGMDYVVESKSSIYFTGPDGERLELLADPLGEMYGTKVL, from the coding sequence ATGAGCATCGACACGGACTTCATCACCAAGGATCGGGAGCGGATCAAGGAGGAATACCTTCTCGACGCCTCCGAGCGTCCGGCGAGCTCCGCCGGCGGCATCCATCACACCGCGCTGCTCTCCTCCGACGTACGCCGGACGATCGACTTCTACCAGGGGCTGCTCGAGTTCCCGCTGACCGAGATCTTCGAGAACCGTGACTACGCCGGCTCGGACCACTTCTTCTTCGACGTCGGCGCGGGCAACCTGCTCGCCTTCTTCACCCTTCCCGGCCTCGACCTGGGGGAGTACGCCGAGGTGCTGGGCGGCCTGCACCACATCGCGATCTCGGTGACCGCCGAGAAGTGGGACTACCTGCGCGCCAAGCTCGACGTCGCCGGGATGGACTACGTCGTCGAGTCGAAGTCGTCGATCTACTTCACGGGCCCCGACGGTGAGCGGCTCGAGCTGCTGGCCGACCCTCTGGGCGAGATGTACGGCACGAAGGTTCTCTGA
- a CDS encoding MarR family winged helix-turn-helix transcriptional regulator gives MDEVKWLSNDEQVAWRAWLAVNAQLTARMNRDLQVNNGLSLADYDVLVNLTDVPDRSLRMFELGDKLQWEKSRLSRQVMRMAARGLVERRECLDDRRGAFVDLTPAGLEAIEAAAPEHVTMIRQMLFDAWTPDEVAALTKLYEGVLERLAAKPGDEDAADGSAA, from the coding sequence ATGGATGAGGTCAAGTGGCTCAGCAACGACGAACAAGTCGCGTGGCGCGCCTGGCTCGCCGTCAATGCCCAGCTCACCGCGCGCATGAACCGCGACCTTCAGGTCAACAACGGGCTCTCCTTGGCCGACTACGACGTCTTGGTGAACCTCACCGACGTCCCTGACCGCAGCCTGCGCATGTTCGAGCTCGGCGACAAGCTCCAGTGGGAGAAGAGCCGGCTCTCGCGCCAGGTGATGCGGATGGCCGCCCGCGGGCTGGTCGAGCGGCGCGAGTGCCTCGATGACCGCCGTGGCGCCTTCGTCGACCTCACCCCCGCAGGGCTCGAGGCGATCGAAGCCGCAGCGCCCGAGCACGTCACCATGATCCGCCAGATGCTCTTCGACGCGTGGACCCCCGACGAGGTCGCGGCCCTGACCAAGCTCTACGAAGGTGTGCTGGAGCGCCTCGCCGCCAAGCCTGGCGACGAGGACGCCGCCGACGGGTCAGCTGCCTGA
- the der gene encoding ribosome biogenesis GTPase Der yields the protein MTDPDVSYEDVRDPSDPDEPTGPLPVLAVVGRPNVGKSTLVNRMIGRREAVVQDVPGVTRDRVSYDANWNGKAFTLVDTGGWDPDAQGLAERIATQAEIAVSLADAVLFVVDATVGITDADEAVVRVLRKSGKPVILAANKVDDLRTEAEAAALWNLGLGEPWPVSGLHGRGSGDMLDAILEVLPDPPPMPEGVEIGGPRRIALVGKPNVGKSSLLNKLAKEERAVVDNVAGTTVDPVDELISLGGRDWRFIDTAGIRKRVKEASGHEYYASLRTTTAIDRAEVAVLVIDGGEKMSEQDIRILQTVREAGRALVIAFNKWDLVDEDRRWQLDREIERELVQVQWAPRINITARTGWHVDRLVPALDKALEGWETRVGTGALNSFLGRLVAEHPHPVRSGKQPKILFGTQPSTAPPTFVLFTSGKLEASYERFIERRLREEFGFVGTPIVLQQRVREKRKR from the coding sequence ATGACTGACCCCGACGTCTCGTATGAGGACGTACGAGACCCCAGCGACCCGGATGAGCCCACCGGACCGTTGCCGGTGCTCGCCGTCGTCGGCCGGCCCAACGTCGGGAAGTCGACTCTGGTCAACCGGATGATCGGCCGCCGGGAGGCGGTCGTCCAAGACGTTCCCGGCGTGACCCGTGACCGCGTCTCCTACGACGCCAACTGGAACGGCAAGGCGTTCACGCTCGTCGACACCGGCGGCTGGGACCCTGACGCCCAGGGTCTGGCCGAGCGGATCGCGACCCAGGCGGAGATCGCGGTCTCCCTGGCCGACGCCGTCCTGTTCGTCGTCGACGCGACCGTCGGCATCACCGACGCCGACGAGGCGGTCGTACGCGTGCTGCGCAAGTCCGGCAAGCCCGTCATCCTGGCCGCCAACAAGGTCGACGATCTCCGCACCGAGGCCGAGGCGGCCGCGCTGTGGAACCTCGGGCTCGGCGAGCCCTGGCCGGTCTCGGGGCTGCACGGGCGTGGCTCCGGCGACATGCTCGACGCGATCCTCGAGGTGCTTCCCGACCCGCCGCCGATGCCCGAGGGCGTCGAGATCGGCGGCCCGCGGCGTATCGCCCTGGTCGGCAAGCCCAACGTCGGCAAGTCGTCGCTGCTCAACAAGCTGGCCAAGGAGGAGCGGGCGGTCGTCGACAACGTCGCCGGCACCACCGTCGACCCGGTCGACGAGCTGATCTCGCTCGGCGGCCGCGACTGGCGCTTCATCGACACCGCGGGCATCCGCAAGCGGGTCAAGGAGGCCTCCGGTCACGAGTACTACGCGTCGCTGCGCACCACGACGGCGATCGACCGTGCCGAGGTGGCCGTGCTGGTCATCGACGGCGGCGAGAAGATGTCCGAGCAGGACATCCGCATCCTGCAGACCGTCCGCGAGGCCGGGCGTGCGCTGGTGATCGCGTTCAACAAGTGGGACCTCGTCGACGAGGACCGCCGCTGGCAGCTCGACCGCGAGATCGAGCGCGAGCTCGTGCAGGTGCAGTGGGCGCCGCGGATCAACATCACCGCCCGCACCGGCTGGCACGTCGACCGGCTCGTGCCGGCGCTCGACAAGGCGCTCGAAGGCTGGGAGACGCGCGTCGGCACCGGTGCGCTCAACTCGTTCCTCGGTCGTCTGGTCGCCGAGCACCCGCACCCGGTGCGCAGCGGCAAGCAGCCGAAGATCCTCTTCGGCACGCAGCCGTCGACCGCCCCGCCTACCTTCGTGCTGTTCACCAGCGGCAAGCTGGAGGCATCCTACGAGCGCTTCATCGAGCGTCGGCTGCGTGAGGAGTTCGGCTTCGTCGGTACGCCGATCGTGCTCCAGCAGCGGGTGCGGGAGAAGCGCAAGCGCTGA
- a CDS encoding lysophospholipid acyltransferase family protein, which translates to MSEGTQAGRSPRTDLPRLEEIEHPARWALNHINGFARWVIRRRYDVQLHNTGNIPDSGPIVFASNHVGIIDGPLLAIFTPRPVHALTKSEMFDHWFLGPFLHWAGQIPLYRLASDPAAVKLALRVLRGGNAMGIYPEGRRGDGDLVRFNRGAAYFALASGAPVVPVTMIGSRDPGGDLSSLPHAGARIDIVYGEPFRVDRVGWPRTKEQVGHVSGLLHQHMQVQQDHALALTGRQLPGPLSSKENND; encoded by the coding sequence GTGAGCGAGGGTACGCAGGCGGGCAGATCACCCCGCACAGACCTGCCGCGCCTGGAGGAGATCGAGCACCCCGCTCGATGGGCGTTGAACCACATCAACGGTTTCGCGCGCTGGGTGATCAGGCGTCGGTACGACGTCCAGCTGCACAACACCGGCAACATCCCGGATTCGGGTCCGATCGTCTTCGCGTCCAACCACGTCGGCATCATCGACGGCCCGCTGCTGGCGATCTTCACGCCCCGGCCGGTGCACGCGCTGACGAAGTCGGAGATGTTCGACCACTGGTTCCTCGGCCCGTTCCTGCACTGGGCCGGCCAGATCCCGCTCTATCGGCTCGCCAGCGACCCGGCGGCGGTGAAGCTGGCGCTGCGGGTGCTGCGTGGCGGCAATGCCATGGGCATCTATCCAGAGGGTCGTCGCGGTGACGGCGACCTGGTGCGGTTCAACCGTGGTGCCGCCTACTTCGCGCTGGCCTCCGGCGCGCCGGTCGTGCCGGTGACGATGATCGGCAGTCGCGACCCGGGTGGTGACCTGTCCTCGCTGCCGCACGCGGGGGCGCGTATCGACATCGTCTATGGCGAACCTTTCCGGGTCGACCGCGTAGGCTGGCCGCGTACGAAGGAACAAGTCGGGCACGTCTCGGGTTTGCTCCATCAGCACATGCAGGTCCAACAGGACCATGCCCTGGCGTTGACCGGTCGCCAACTGCCCGGTCCGCTCTCTAGCAAGGAGAACAATGACTGA
- the cmk gene encoding (d)CMP kinase yields the protein MSSNNSTLDPASIVIAVDGTSGSGKSSTSRGVADRLGMRYLDTGAMYRAMSWWMLSNGVDVHDTDAVAAAAGKPVITSGTDPLGPTIALDGADVSVEIRSDKVNGAVSPVATVPEVRARLVSLQQEEIARALAAGTGIVVEGRDIGTAVWPQAAVKLYVTADPAARAARRAAEEGGTDADAVRVSLESRDKIDSTKGGAAVPEGATHLDTTPYTLEEVIAQVIEIVQTAAGATPDKAGE from the coding sequence GTGAGCAGCAACAATTCCACCCTTGACCCCGCAAGCATCGTCATCGCCGTCGACGGCACCTCCGGCTCCGGAAAGTCGAGCACATCACGTGGGGTCGCCGACCGCCTCGGGATGCGCTACCTCGACACCGGCGCGATGTATCGGGCGATGTCGTGGTGGATGCTCAGCAACGGCGTCGACGTGCACGACACCGACGCGGTCGCGGCCGCGGCCGGCAAGCCGGTGATCACCTCCGGCACCGACCCGCTCGGTCCCACGATCGCGCTGGACGGAGCCGACGTCTCCGTCGAGATCCGTAGCGACAAGGTCAACGGCGCGGTCTCGCCGGTCGCCACCGTCCCCGAGGTGCGCGCTCGGCTCGTCTCCCTCCAGCAGGAGGAGATCGCCCGGGCTCTGGCCGCGGGCACCGGCATCGTGGTCGAGGGCCGCGACATCGGCACCGCGGTCTGGCCCCAGGCCGCCGTGAAGCTCTACGTCACCGCCGACCCGGCAGCCCGTGCCGCACGCCGCGCGGCCGAGGAGGGCGGCACCGACGCCGACGCCGTCCGCGTATCCCTGGAGAGCCGTGACAAGATCGACTCCACGAAGGGCGGCGCGGCGGTGCCGGAGGGGGCGACCCACCTCGACACGACGCCCTACACGCTCGAGGAGGTCATCGCGCAGGTGATCGAGATCGTCCAGACCGCTGCGGGAGCCACGCCTGACAAGGCGGGGGAGTGA
- a CDS encoding prephenate dehydrogenase: MTETGGELVGPVEIVGVGLLGTSVALACARAGIEVLLSDSVASHVRTATGLGAGRRRAPEDAPQLVVVAVPPAHLGEVITRALAENPAAFVTDVGSVKASPLAYVREHGPDDVGRYVGGHPMAGSERSGPLAATATLFEGRPWALTPHADADPTAASLVGELASLCGALPLVLTPEDHDQAVARTSHVPHLMAALVAGRLAVAPEGHLRLSGQGVRDVTRVAAGDPGLYGQIVAGNARAVTDLLGQMRAQFDDMIEAVGNGDAAALDVLLKEGQAGTRAIPGKHGGPQTAQASVYVTVPDEPGNLARLFADAGESGVNIEDVRIDHDPGRPVGLMELIVASDAAEQMKTVLESRGWLAHR, translated from the coding sequence ATGACGGAAACCGGGGGAGAACTGGTCGGACCGGTCGAGATCGTCGGGGTCGGACTGCTCGGGACATCGGTGGCTCTGGCCTGTGCCAGGGCCGGGATCGAGGTGCTCCTCAGCGACTCGGTCGCCAGCCACGTACGCACGGCGACGGGGCTCGGCGCAGGTCGTCGCCGTGCGCCTGAGGACGCCCCGCAGCTGGTCGTGGTGGCGGTGCCGCCGGCCCATCTGGGTGAGGTGATCACTCGCGCCCTCGCCGAGAACCCCGCTGCGTTCGTGACCGACGTGGGCAGCGTGAAGGCGTCGCCGCTGGCCTACGTGCGCGAGCACGGTCCCGACGACGTCGGCCGCTACGTCGGCGGCCACCCGATGGCGGGGAGCGAGCGCTCCGGGCCGCTGGCGGCGACCGCCACGCTGTTCGAGGGTCGCCCCTGGGCGCTCACGCCGCACGCCGACGCCGACCCGACGGCCGCCTCGCTCGTGGGCGAGCTCGCCAGCCTGTGCGGCGCCCTTCCGCTCGTGCTCACGCCCGAGGACCATGACCAAGCGGTCGCGCGCACCTCACATGTGCCGCACCTGATGGCCGCGCTGGTCGCGGGCCGGCTCGCGGTCGCACCCGAGGGCCATCTGCGGCTCAGTGGTCAGGGGGTGCGTGACGTGACCCGTGTCGCCGCCGGCGATCCTGGTCTCTACGGACAGATCGTGGCCGGCAACGCGCGGGCCGTCACCGACCTGCTCGGCCAGATGCGTGCCCAGTTCGACGACATGATCGAGGCCGTCGGCAACGGCGACGCGGCCGCCCTCGACGTGCTCCTCAAGGAGGGACAGGCGGGCACCCGCGCGATCCCGGGCAAGCACGGCGGCCCGCAGACGGCGCAGGCCAGCGTCTACGTCACCGTGCCCGACGAGCCGGGCAACCTGGCCAGGCTCTTCGCCGACGCGGGGGAGAGCGGCGTCAACATCGAGGACGTACGCATCGACCACGACCCCGGCCGTCCGGTGGGTCTCATGGAGCTGATCGTGGCCAGCGACGCCGCCGAGCAGATGAAGACGGTTCTGGAGTCCCGGGGTTGGCTCGCTCACCGGTAG
- a CDS encoding VOC family protein has protein sequence MDEAGKIKYWQSMAFRDAEAMMTWLSAIGFVEHATYRDAGVVVHAEWLWPAGGGLMFGQAREGGGIKSTGGSSAYLVAEDPDAVFDKAVAAGARVERAMVDQDYGGRGGTVTDPEGNSWSFGSYQPS, from the coding sequence ATGGATGAAGCAGGGAAGATCAAGTACTGGCAGTCGATGGCGTTCCGCGACGCCGAGGCGATGATGACGTGGCTGAGCGCGATCGGGTTCGTCGAGCATGCCACCTACCGTGACGCCGGCGTCGTGGTGCACGCCGAGTGGCTCTGGCCGGCGGGTGGAGGGCTGATGTTCGGCCAGGCGCGCGAGGGCGGCGGCATCAAGTCCACGGGCGGCTCCTCCGCCTATCTCGTCGCCGAGGACCCTGATGCCGTCTTCGACAAGGCGGTCGCCGCCGGCGCGCGCGTCGAGCGGGCGATGGTCGACCAGGACTACGGCGGCCGGGGCGGCACCGTGACCGACCCGGAGGGCAACTCCTGGTCGTTCGGGAGCTACCAGCCGTCCTGA
- a CDS encoding helix-turn-helix domain-containing protein, with the protein MTVPAVLRPYVTSLVAYDVDFGAPGVHRGMPSTGTTFVLPVDEPLTTSWGSGTEPVSAWSLVSGLHTRPARIHHSGSQRGVQLALTAAGVRALFAMPAAAWQGELLALDEVTPPGGVRHLPERLAETDPRQWADLVATTLIGALARHGEPSPRAEVGRALALLTGGAGVQQVADEVGYSRRRISDLVRAETGVAPKQFQRLARFDRSRGMVGRMPLAQAATACGYADQAHLTREWQEFAGCAPTTWLREEFPFVQDLADR; encoded by the coding sequence ATGACCGTGCCGGCTGTGCTGCGGCCCTATGTCACGTCCCTGGTCGCCTACGACGTGGACTTCGGCGCGCCCGGAGTCCACCGGGGGATGCCGTCGACCGGGACCACGTTCGTGCTGCCGGTCGACGAGCCGTTGACGACGTCGTGGGGGAGCGGCACCGAACCGGTGTCGGCGTGGTCGCTGGTCTCCGGGTTGCACACCCGACCGGCGAGGATCCATCACAGCGGAAGCCAGCGCGGTGTCCAGCTGGCGCTGACGGCTGCCGGGGTCCGGGCGCTGTTCGCGATGCCGGCTGCGGCCTGGCAGGGGGAGCTTCTGGCGCTCGACGAGGTCACGCCACCAGGCGGCGTACGGCATCTTCCGGAGCGGCTTGCCGAGACCGATCCGCGGCAGTGGGCCGACCTTGTCGCCACGACGCTGATCGGTGCGCTGGCGCGCCACGGTGAACCGTCTCCACGAGCGGAGGTAGGCCGGGCGCTGGCGCTGCTGACCGGGGGAGCGGGGGTGCAGCAGGTCGCCGACGAGGTGGGCTACAGCCGGCGGCGGATCAGCGACCTGGTGCGGGCCGAGACCGGGGTGGCGCCGAAGCAGTTCCAGCGGCTGGCGCGCTTCGACCGGTCTCGAGGCATGGTGGGAAGGATGCCGTTGGCGCAGGCGGCGACAGCGTGCGGCTACGCCGATCAGGCGCACCTGACCCGCGAGTGGCAGGAGTTCGCCGGTTGTGCGCCGACGACGTGGCTGCGGGAGGAGTTCCCATTCGTTCAAGACCTCGCCGACCGATGA
- a CDS encoding HNH endonuclease signature motif containing protein, translating to MWPGGASAASLPQKSSLTCGNWWIYWSVKSKIRVYDGHLERGSAMSVENHVDHWGTSPREPVAAALAGIETALGELLAMDPAYWRTSQKKDVLARLETLKAQQAALELRVLATAGDIAEETGAKDASGWIRTELLVDRGVGRARVKLAGAVAKYDLVAAGLADGVVSQDKARVITNALDAIETDPAASAEDLVLAEKLLVDHASRLTANELRIVGKRILAEIDPERFEAAEAKALQREEEHAQRRTFYSSRDNGDGTVDIHARVSRAVGVRLRTMLDSLAQPRKWSAEDKGRKVSYERLLGQAFARVVETYDVDLLPRHGGHATTVFVTMSLEDLRKDLGTAALGFDGNQVSAAEARRMACNADLVPVVLGTDSEVLDLGRTARLAHPIQHKALRLRDKCCQAEGCDAPAAWTEAHHLKPWSEGGKTDLANMVLLCPSDHRRIHDPGYGHERLLDGQIRFTRRT from the coding sequence GTGTGGCCGGGAGGAGCGAGTGCTGCTTCGCTGCCGCAAAAAAGCAGTTTGACCTGCGGAAATTGGTGGATCTACTGGTCGGTAAAGAGTAAAATCAGGGTATACGACGGGCACCTTGAGAGGGGGTCAGCGATGAGCGTCGAGAACCACGTCGACCACTGGGGCACCAGCCCTCGTGAGCCTGTTGCGGCTGCTCTTGCTGGCATCGAAACTGCTCTGGGCGAGCTGCTTGCGATGGACCCCGCGTACTGGCGAACCAGCCAGAAGAAAGACGTCCTCGCACGGCTCGAGACCCTCAAGGCACAGCAGGCTGCGCTCGAGCTTCGGGTGCTCGCCACCGCTGGTGACATCGCCGAGGAGACCGGTGCGAAGGATGCCTCGGGTTGGATCCGTACCGAGCTTCTGGTTGATCGGGGTGTGGGTCGGGCGCGGGTGAAGCTGGCCGGCGCGGTCGCGAAGTACGACCTCGTGGCCGCCGGGCTGGCCGATGGCGTGGTGTCCCAGGACAAAGCCCGGGTGATCACCAATGCGCTCGATGCGATCGAGACCGACCCTGCCGCGAGCGCCGAAGATCTGGTGCTCGCGGAGAAGTTGTTGGTCGATCACGCGTCCCGGTTGACTGCGAACGAGCTGCGGATCGTCGGGAAGCGGATCCTGGCTGAGATCGACCCGGAACGTTTCGAGGCCGCCGAGGCGAAGGCGTTGCAGCGGGAGGAGGAGCACGCTCAGCGGCGTACGTTCTACTCCTCACGAGACAACGGCGACGGCACTGTCGACATCCATGCCCGTGTCTCGCGTGCGGTCGGGGTGCGTCTACGCACGATGCTGGACTCGTTGGCGCAGCCGAGGAAGTGGTCGGCCGAGGACAAGGGCCGCAAGGTCTCCTACGAGCGGCTGCTAGGCCAGGCTTTCGCCCGCGTGGTCGAGACCTACGACGTCGACCTGCTTCCCAGGCACGGCGGGCACGCGACCACGGTGTTCGTCACGATGAGCCTTGAGGACCTCCGTAAGGACCTCGGCACCGCTGCACTCGGTTTCGATGGTAACCAGGTCAGCGCTGCGGAGGCTCGTCGGATGGCGTGCAATGCGGACCTGGTTCCGGTGGTGTTGGGCACCGACTCCGAGGTCCTCGACCTCGGTCGAACGGCCAGGTTGGCGCACCCGATCCAACACAAAGCGCTACGGCTTCGAGACAAGTGCTGCCAGGCCGAAGGCTGCGACGCCCCAGCCGCGTGGACCGAGGCCCATCACCTCAAACCTTGGTCCGAAGGCGGAAAGACCGACCTGGCCAACATGGTCCTGTTGTGCCCGAGCGACCATCGACGGATCCATGACCCCGGCTATGGGCATGAGCGGCTCCTGGATGGACAGATCAGGTTCACTCGTAGAACCTGA
- a CDS encoding VOC family protein, which yields MTTISIALPTADRKRAHAFYRDGLDLPTPGEPYHDGVPEPLVVTAPGGAEVMFIPAGGFGWVSGVDEADQGRGECLLSITLPDPDAVRSKAERAAQAGGTIIVAAEEASWGFRAVVADPDGHRWQLIADPAYGDPEQPYTPAES from the coding sequence ATGACCACCATCTCGATCGCCCTTCCGACCGCGGACCGAAAACGCGCCCACGCGTTCTACCGCGACGGACTCGACTTACCGACCCCGGGAGAGCCCTACCACGACGGCGTGCCAGAGCCGCTCGTCGTCACCGCTCCGGGCGGCGCGGAGGTCATGTTCATCCCGGCAGGCGGTTTCGGCTGGGTCTCCGGGGTCGACGAGGCCGACCAGGGCCGTGGCGAGTGTCTGCTGAGCATCACGCTGCCCGACCCCGACGCGGTCCGGTCCAAGGCCGAGCGCGCCGCCCAGGCAGGTGGCACGATCATCGTCGCGGCCGAGGAGGCCTCGTGGGGATTCCGAGCAGTCGTCGCCGACCCCGACGGGCATCGCTGGCAGCTCATCGCCGATCCCGCCTACGGCGACCCTGAGCAGCCGTACACGCCGGCTGAGTCCTGA
- a CDS encoding pseudouridine synthase — MSEVPEEDAQRADLPLDDEGLIRLQKLLALAGLASRRGSEVLMLNGQVEVNGEVITRLGTKVDPTKDVVRVEGKRLPPISGKVYLALNKPRGVVSTMSDPEGRRNLSDLVADRPERLFHVGRLDTDTEGLIILTNDGDFAHRLAHPSYEVDKTYVAEVEGQVFPNVRKRLLAGVTLEDGPVTVTKAKIMETRKDKSIVELVIHEGRNRIVRRLLDHVGHPVTRLTRTRIGPVRLGAMRPGDIRDLSRVELGELLDNTEL, encoded by the coding sequence GTGAGCGAGGTTCCCGAAGAAGACGCACAGCGTGCCGACCTGCCGTTGGACGACGAGGGCCTGATCCGGCTGCAGAAGCTGCTGGCCCTGGCCGGCCTCGCCTCCCGACGGGGGAGCGAGGTGCTGATGCTCAACGGGCAGGTCGAGGTCAACGGCGAGGTCATCACCCGCTTGGGCACCAAGGTCGACCCCACCAAGGATGTCGTACGCGTCGAGGGCAAGCGGCTCCCGCCGATCTCGGGCAAGGTCTACCTGGCCCTCAACAAGCCGCGCGGCGTCGTCTCCACGATGAGCGACCCCGAGGGTCGCCGCAACCTCTCCGACCTGGTCGCCGACCGGCCGGAGCGCCTCTTCCACGTCGGCCGGCTCGACACCGACACCGAGGGCCTGATCATCCTCACCAACGACGGCGACTTCGCACACCGTCTGGCTCATCCCAGCTACGAGGTCGACAAGACCTACGTCGCCGAGGTCGAGGGCCAGGTCTTCCCCAACGTGCGCAAGCGGCTCCTCGCCGGGGTCACCCTCGAAGACGGTCCGGTCACGGTCACGAAGGCCAAGATCATGGAGACTCGCAAGGACAAGTCGATCGTCGAGCTGGTCATCCACGAAGGACGCAACCGCATCGTGCGCCGTCTGCTGGATCACGTCGGTCACCCTGTCACTCGCCTGACTCGCACGCGGATCGGGCCGGTGCGCCTCGGCGCCATGCGGCCCGGGGACATCCGCGACCTCTCGCGCGTCGAGCTCGGCGAGCTGTTGGACAACACCGAGCTCTGA
- the scpB gene encoding SMC-Scp complex subunit ScpB, with product MTEVSTDSTTAEETLAIPFTDLRPALEAVLMVADEPLAAESLASAVGYPTAEVIAALEGLAADYTEQGRGFDLRNVAGGWRFYTREEYASVVEGFVLEGQQARLTQAALETLAVVAYKQPVSRARVSAIRGVNVDGVMRTLLTRGLVEEAGQDHETGANLYRTTGYFLERIGITDLGELPDLAPYLPDLADMEEELTEQVSEKALAAQPEEPASNGDASADGGESLS from the coding sequence ATGACTGAGGTCTCGACGGATTCGACCACCGCCGAGGAGACCCTGGCGATCCCGTTCACCGACCTGCGCCCGGCGCTCGAAGCGGTGCTGATGGTCGCCGACGAGCCCCTGGCGGCGGAGTCGCTGGCTTCGGCCGTCGGCTACCCCACCGCCGAGGTGATCGCGGCGCTCGAGGGCCTGGCAGCCGACTACACCGAGCAGGGCCGCGGCTTCGACCTGCGCAACGTCGCCGGCGGTTGGCGCTTCTACACCCGTGAGGAGTACGCCAGCGTGGTCGAGGGCTTCGTGCTCGAGGGCCAGCAGGCCAGGCTGACCCAGGCCGCGCTGGAGACCCTCGCGGTGGTCGCCTACAAGCAGCCCGTCTCGCGGGCGCGCGTCTCCGCGATCCGCGGCGTCAACGTCGACGGCGTGATGCGCACCCTGCTGACCCGCGGACTGGTCGAGGAGGCGGGCCAAGACCACGAGACCGGCGCCAACCTCTACCGCACCACCGGCTACTTCCTCGAGCGGATCGGCATCACCGACCTGGGAGAGCTGCCCGACCTGGCGCCCTACCTCCCCGATCTGGCCGACATGGAGGAAGAGCTGACCGAGCAGGTCAGCGAGAAGGCTCTGGCCGCCCAGCCGGAGGAGCCTGCCTCGAATGGGGATGCCTCCGCGGATGGGGGAGAATCGCTGTCGTGA
- a CDS encoding segregation and condensation protein A — protein MTQTSAEAGEQEPSGTGAFAVRLENFEGPFDLLLSLIAKHKLDITEVSLATVTDEFIAYVKKGAADSGEGAWDLEQTSNFLLVASTLLDLKAARLLPQGDVEDEEDLALLEARDLLFARLLQYKAFKQVAAVFGERLAKESKRHPRSVQLEPRYAGLLPEVLIGIGLEQFAQLAATAMAPKPAPPEIGLAHIHGSKVSVKEQAALVIERLRSGGQVTFRGLCADSPDTLTTVARFLSLLELFREGAVAFDQVTALGELTVRWTGEEALDVDDLIQDEFEGQPPAQDAAAPEVADDADDADDEEKSEDD, from the coding sequence ATGACGCAGACCTCCGCCGAGGCGGGGGAGCAGGAGCCCAGCGGCACCGGCGCGTTCGCGGTGCGGCTGGAGAACTTCGAGGGTCCTTTCGACCTGCTGCTGAGCCTGATCGCCAAGCACAAGCTCGACATCACCGAGGTCTCGCTGGCCACGGTCACCGACGAGTTCATCGCCTACGTCAAGAAGGGCGCCGCCGACAGCGGTGAAGGCGCCTGGGACCTCGAGCAGACCTCCAACTTCCTGCTCGTGGCCAGCACGCTGCTCGACCTGAAGGCCGCGCGCCTGCTGCCGCAGGGCGACGTCGAGGACGAAGAGGATCTCGCGCTGCTCGAGGCGCGTGACCTGCTCTTCGCCCGGCTGCTGCAGTACAAGGCGTTCAAGCAGGTGGCTGCGGTGTTCGGCGAGCGGCTCGCCAAGGAGTCCAAGCGCCACCCGCGCTCGGTGCAGCTCGAACCGCGCTACGCCGGCCTGTTGCCCGAGGTGCTCATCGGCATCGGGCTCGAGCAGTTCGCGCAGTTGGCCGCGACGGCGATGGCGCCGAAGCCCGCCCCGCCCGAGATCGGGCTCGCCCACATCCACGGCTCCAAGGTCTCGGTCAAGGAGCAGGCGGCGCTGGTCATCGAGCGGCTGCGCTCGGGTGGTCAGGTGACGTTCCGGGGGCTGTGCGCCGACTCGCCCGACACCCTGACGACCGTCGCTCGGTTCCTCTCGCTCCTGGAGCTCTTCCGTGAGGGGGCCGTCGCCTTCGACCAGGTCACCGCGCTCGGCGAGCTGACCGTACGGTGGACCGGCGAGGAGGCTCTCGATGTCGACGACCTGATCCAGGACGAGTTCGAGGGGCAGCCGCCGGCGCAGGACGCCGCCGCGCCCGAGGTTGCTGACGACGCTGACGACGCTGACGACGAGGAGAAGAGCGAAGATGACTGA